The Acidiferrobacteraceae bacterium genome contains the following window.
TGGCATGGAACAGGGTGGCGCCGAACACGCTCCCGCCCGTGTGTGTATACAGCCATACCATGATGACTCGCAACGACACCGTGCCCAACGACCACCACAGGATCCAGTCCATCGATCGTTGAACCTGCAGCAGCAGCGATACATGCCACACCGCCCATACGCAGCCAAGCAGCAGGCCGGTCACGAGGACTCCATTGCGCCGCAGCAGGCGCTCCGTGGCGTATCCGGTCCAGCCGATTTCCTCGGCCATGGCGCCGACCAGGACCACGGCCGCGAGCGCGAATACCGACAGGTCGATTGCGCCTGGCGCCGGAATCGGCTTGCCGGTGGCACGAATGAACCAGAACGCCAGAATCGCGATCGCCGGGTTGATCAGAAGGACGACAAGGAACCAGCGCCAGTTCTTCACGCGCCCGTAGTCATACGACCTGCGCAGAAGCTCAAGAACGCCGGAAAAGCGACGGTCGCGGTAGACGAAAAGGCAGGCCACAAGCGTGGGGACAAGCACGGCGATCGCGCTCAGAGGGACGCCGGGCAATAGTTGGATTGGCACCAGCGCCCCGGCCACCAGGAACGGAATCGTGAGAGCGAATACCAGCGCCACGTAGCTCGTGACGGAACCCTGCCGATTAGTCATAGGAGCCTCGCAGGCGTCAACGATTGCTCTCGGACCCGGTTTCCCGGGCCGAGTGCACAAAGGCGAACAAAAGGCTTGCGACGACCATGATGGATGCCAGCACGTGGAAGAAGCGCCCCAGGGACTCCGCGGAGTCGAGCATGCCCCAGTGAATCAGCAGGAAGTTCCAGTCGTGGATGCGATCGCCGTTTCCCACCAGGGGCAGGGCCTGGGTGCGGGCGTCGGCCATGTAGACCGCCATGTACATCATGCTTTCGCCGAGCCAGATTCCGCATACGCCTGCCTCGAATTTCTTGTCCAGGCGCCAGAAGTAGGCAATACAGAAGATGGGAAAGACCATTTGTCCCAGGCTGCCGCCGAGCACGCCCATTACCTCGCCCAAGAAACCAAAGAAGACATGGCCGGCCTCGTGGAACAGTAGATTGGCGCCGTCAACG
Protein-coding sequences here:
- a CDS encoding CPBP family intramembrane metalloprotease, with protein sequence MTNRQGSVTSYVALVFALTIPFLVAGALVPIQLLPGVPLSAIAVLVPTLVACLFVYRDRRFSGVLELLRRSYDYGRVKNWRWFLVVLLINPAIAILAFWFIRATGKPIPAPGAIDLSVFALAAVVLVGAMAEEIGWTGYATERLLRRNGVLVTGLLLGCVWAVWHVSLLLQVQRSMDWILWWSLGTVSLRVIMVWLYTHTGGSVFGATLFHAMINLSWQMFPVHGSFYDPRVFGLISLAFAIAVLFAERLLWKRRTAG